The Biomphalaria glabrata chromosome 1, xgBioGlab47.1, whole genome shotgun sequence sequence GTAACTATGTACGCATATCTAATGCTAATAGTTGATTACATCAGTGTGTTTCTGTCCAAACAGATGGTTTGGCCAAGAGACTGGAATCATAGACCTTCCCATCCTGGACATTTTCCTCGGCTGGAGAACATTCTGGATCACAAATTGGGTCGCCTGCAGCAACAGTTAAGTCACGCGGGGAGATCTGTCAAGGGGAACAACAATTTACAGTTCAACAGACCAAACCATCGCGGATTTAACGGTTGGAGCCATCGAGATGCCACAATGAGGCAGAAATTTTTCCAGCAGAACTTTCAACTTCCACAGGCTGGAAACCAAGACAGGCTGAATCAAGTCCGGGTTATTTGAATGCTTACCAGTGATTGCAAGTTAAGTTTCTCATTAACGTAAatcaattattatttattgaactcCTAAAATGAACCAATGTTTTGGACGCATAATGTAGAGGTTATGTAGGAAATGATGTACAATGTATTTGATGAGTCACGGAGAAGAATAACTTGGTttccaaacatctttaactTAACACTACTTTAGAAATGTATTGTTCAAATCATTATAACCCTTTGAATGAACCTTTAGTTCAGTGTGTTCAGTATGTTGTATTTTGTAATaggttattttttgttgttgatgttctttgattatttttgtgcatttttagcactgtagaatcaaatGTTCAAAGCTCTATTGTTtgcatttgtatttatttggtGACATTCAAGTTCAAGTTATCGTCCTTGGCATTGTTTCATTGATCCTGAAATGTCTTCAATGATACACTTGTTGTGGGATAGTAGCTGGAGTAacttctatttctatttcattaacTAGTTTACATAAGCCAACAAACAGTACAGGTTAACAATATTAACTTGATAAAGACTTTTTACTGCTGTAAATGAGACCTTTATTCATAACTGGAAGTCTGTCTGGTCCTCTTAACCGTCGCTATTTTCATCAAACAATCTTCTTCTACGCTATTGCCATATTGTTCTTCTTGTTCCGCCTATTCTActacgtcattcgtctgtcttactacgtcactacttttacagTCGCTAAAAataatacacaatatatttgtctatcgaaactaacatactctctaaactagtacataacaGAATGATATAAATCTAAAGCGTTAATTGGTTGCtttaaaccagtgattcccaaagtggtctatatagacccccaggggtctacgaagacttccaaggggtctacgaaagtgaaaaaataaattgggggtctatgagataaCCATGGGGGTCTaagataatagatttcatttaaggaAGTCGTGACTTTATTTTTCACATTTATTCATGTAATTATtccatacactaatatatgatttataTCTTAGTCAATcctataaatatttatcctgctattcgaACGAAAAATTGATctattcaatttcaatacttatttaaatttaaatagcttaatcttgtctaaatgtaattaatgttttaaaaaaagtaatgttgACTGtgcagcgttgattatttaaaatttggattccttccttccttgtcaaacaagcggtttcCTAAATACCTATTTAAgacgatatgaaaccaattacgctggaggattatttgagacaatgccaccatgacaaaatagataaagatttcaAAAACAgtcgaacactcaaagataaagttcagaatagaacCAAAAAACCTCTCCTCCACAAAGATGATGGTTTCTGAGAgtcttaaaatatttctttacttATATCAAAATACGTAAAATAGCAAAGGCCaaacaatgattttaccagccgttttacacaaacctacatctgttattattaaaagaatttctttaatacagttcaagggcacatcggtgtcATGAGTTATAAAGTAAACGCTTCTTATATAATTCTTTGCAAAtgacatatatacagtttgggatcaatgGCATCACAGGTGTGTGCTACAAACGGCCTAATGGTCGCCGTCTCCtcatttttcctcagggttgaccctcgaaacctttcccattttggcagcagagttttgaattcagttttttaaattgagtttTCCTTCTGCCAGGTGGGTAGCAAACCAAGGCCCGTCCTTCTCAAAGCTTACTgatttaggcgccagttactcggccttcgccccttctcctgtaaATGAAAAACGTTCTGCAgactcaatatttgagccacacgtgaaagatcaagaaatacaggagaaactgctctttgcaaAACCCTTTACAacttaaggcaaattaattaattattatttactgTTTGAAAGAACAacaaatttctagatctatatgaattATAGTATCCGTAGCAATGGATGATAAAcctttaattggtttaaatttaaatgttatcaataaaaatgatggATCTCTATAACGtaatgtgtagttttaaattactttttcactcctcaactcactacagttagaaatttgttttaaaaaaatgttttgatgaatttgcaaaaatttgtgcaatttaagcagggggtctaccgaaaatcagaaagcatggcaaggggtctacgagaccaaaaagtttgggaaccactgctttaaacatttagatctatgcaCATGTCACATAGACTTTCGATAGCTTAATAAATTTGTTGATGACATTTTTGTGTACatgatttctcttttttaatgtttaaaaatggctggtctaaaaatgtttacacttgtgtcatataatataatttataactaGACTAGTATCTTGATATTGTTTAAATTCTGTAGATCATAACAAATTTCTGTTATCTAAAGAACcaaatatagaaagaaaaaatgtctttttataTGTCTGCATGTAAATCTAATTtcagtgattttttaaaaattctgttgcaattgaaagataaaaaaaaaacatacaaaatatttgctaattttatttttatcaggaattaatataaaatgtaatctATGAATGTCcttagaaatatttgttacaGTTGAAAGTGATATGTTACACAAATTTGGAAACACTTTACATACAATATCCACTATTTTATGTCCATTAATGAAATACAGTTAGATATTGATATACTTGGTCAAaaatctaacagaaaaaaaaaagatggttttgaaaggttgttttgtttttactttctaATTACATATCGAGGAATACATTTAGTTGTGCACTGAACTATAAAATCCAAAATGTTGTGTCTCTTTAAATGTCTGAAAACCTTTCACCCAAGAGAGTTCAGATGCAAACTAAGAAGTAtgattcaaagtttttttttaaaaagcagagagaaaaatacatttttttcttttaatcaaaatgATTGCAATTATCAAAGTTCATCTCGTAGATAATATGCAGAGCTAGTAATTGTATGTTTTGATTGTTATTgttctaatctaaatctatttatttctacCTCTTCAGTTTTCCATTTTTATGTAGCTACAAagcatttgtttaaaaagaatatCGTTTGTTTCGCATAAAAACAGAAGTGAACACGTTTTTTAAGTAGCACTGTATCGTCACTTGTCAAATAAAGGTTATTTATAGAAAGGGATACATAGGTCAGTGCAATTTTTTGACAGTTATCACCAGGCATACTGAAATAGACATTTGAACAGCGGACAAAAATAAATAGTcgtcacttcaaaaaagaagataattgagtactacacatttcatgtgtcaatatagtcatgcatgttaattaatgacttacACTCTACTAAGTCgtaggttttcctggctgattcttattataataattaggTAAATGTTCAAATGAAATTGGTGTATAGAAACCTAACTAttccacattttttaaagatttcaaTAGGAAACATCACCTTTTATAAGTAGTGCTTAAACTGAGACTTTGGGGTCCATCCATTTAAAactctgataaaaaaaaatctactaaaaAGTAGATCGTTCAGATAAAATTATTGAGTGAAAATTTTAGAACATGTGAAGACATGTTTCAAATAAACAAGACTTGACTAGTTAAAGTAAAGAAATAGGATGCATGAATAAACCGATCAACAAACAAAACGAACTAttgcatttgtttaaaaaatatttagtctTAGCAGAGGGAAATAACAACCTACCCAAAACGATCCTATTGCAATAGATGAACCACTCTTTAGATTCAACTCAGTTAATTTCATATGTCAATAAAGTTTTCAATGAtaatttcacttttaaaatgtattttaaaaaataacgttCACCGGCTGCTAGTTTTAGTCTGAACAATAAAATGTTAGGCACCgacctcctcctcctcctcatgGTCATCGTCATCATCCTCCgttgttgaaaacaaaatgatacAAAGATTAAGGTAGCACCACTAGCGTGAATGTCTTTATTAATCTTAAGTCATGTGgacaaagtaaattaaaaaccagcaaaaaaaaaaaaatctataaaaataaaGCTGATCAATCACTCCActatctctcaatattgcaatttttatctccccttttctaAATAGCAATgcaaaaagtaaagttaccctttcggaccttgcgatctatataaatagaacaaaatgAATGAATTACCACGAAttgatgaactaattggttaattttttaaaattgtttcttgtATTGCCGTCAACAATGAATGTGTGCCACATTTCAACTTGAGGCgagaattggaagtgggagaaggaaaaatagtagaaaaaaattgcgccagacagacggagtgagataacataagctttgtaactcATACTATATGACAATCTTTTACAATTTTACATAAGATTATAAGACATTGAATGTAAAATATGATGGTCTAATCCCATCcatctaaagtaaaaaaaaaataattcttgattaaattttaaacatgaaattcatataaacaataaataaaataaaatagtattgcAATGAATCACAAAGTAATGAAAATAACATACTTAAAAACATAATGTTCTTTAAAGCTTTAGTTTGTTTATAAGGCATCGGTTAGGGTAAAAAGAAATGAGTTAACCTTTAATGGCATGGGTTAGGGTTTGAAGGCAGTGCCGATGATAATGcgatataattttaataactttaataGTTTCGTTTACTTTCACTTTCGAACTCATGCATACCAGCAGTATGTTAATCACAGCTTTACAAAACTTTGATCAttcaaaaaaagataaacactAGATCAGATGATTAGACCATCGTTAAGACATACGCTTAACATTTGCAGATTTACATAGGAGTCTGGGAGACGACAAAGGGAAATTACTCTATTTCACTTTCCAGTTCTATCTCATAAAGCAGCTCCATTGACAGACATGTATCATTAAACATGAACATGAAGTTATTTCTTGGGATGGggtagatcagaatggagagatgggCTTAAGCAGTCCAGGgacctccatgggctgtagcgccactgggatgggtgGACGATGGAAGTCAGCTTAGGAGCATTAACAACTTAGATGCATGGCATTTATATCCCCCAGAACAACAGAAAACTCAGTCCCACAGGAAGTATCCCATCAAACAAATTTgaccatttttattttcaaacgtAATAAAAAATGATGTTGTAAATTTTAAGACTTTATAAAAATGCTTTGTAAACgaaccaaagaaatattttaatgagGTGTTGAGTAGgaaacataaataaattagTATTGAATTAATCACGTCccagccaaataaaaaaaaatttgacgtttgaaattaaaagttaataaataaatttacatCAGATTGAAGCAATCTTTTATACTCACACATTTTCAAAAAGTGTATAAGAGTTAAACACAACAACAATTCATGCCTCCAAATGACTTTCAGTTACTGAGCAACACTTGTATCATTAACACAGTCATTCAGTTGAGCTACATACAGTGACAAGTTCAGAATGTCTGAAGCGAAGATAATAGGTCGATGCAGGGCCACTTCTTTTCTAGCCTCTGGCCTAAATCTTCAAATAGTTTTAATAGTCTGTAACTAATGACTTATAGTGTCAAACGTCTACAGATGTAGTTGAAAGTCTTAGAGTGGTCCTTATAGCAGTGCTTGTAGCAGAGAGTCTCGGTGTACTGTTGACTGATCGTAACGCTTTCATGCCAAAGACTTTCTGGGGATTCGGTCTCCTGCAAacacaaagttttaaaatagaacatcaaaataacaaaataaagagCTTTTCCTTAAGCTTTCTGATGTATGTTTAGTTCGCTGTCACTGTCTAAGCCCATTAAAggcaacaagaaaaacaaatgcggtaaaatgaaaataaataaatatataaagaattaaaatgaTGTTTCTAAAGCCTCTTCCTAGCGAAGTTCAGTAAACAGCTTATAATGATAGATTATCTTTATTAAACTAAGTTTTATAAGTGTAACGTAATAGTCTACAAAAAAGTCGATGTTTCAAAGAGAACTACAGTATGGGCATACGGTGGCAAAACCGCACTAGAAACAGCAAACGCCGGTATTGACAgaatagagggacttcttatggtccgacagttacgctgggcaggacAAGTATCCCGtttgggagacgaacgtatgccaaaggcagtctttttttgatAAGCCAAAAGGTGGTCgtcgtaacagaggcgccccacgaaaacgcttaaaagaccagcttaggcgacAACTTTCCTTAGATGACATAgaaagagagcacctggttgcatgcggcctcagaacgagacagctgaaggtcactcacgaaggacgcgggatacacatttgagaccaaaagaaaatccgctgccgaggacaaacgcagacggcgaaaaaaaatctaaagcgaccacctgcggacaatgattatgcttgccctggatgtggcaaaatatgtaggtcacagctggggctgcgcagccacgggaaatactgcattcctcactaatcttcggactcgaagaaacgccttaatacaattaaatgtgttATAAGGACATCAAACGAAAGCGTTTTCAAGAGGCAGCTAAACGACTCGAAGcaattgttttcaaaatataaaaaagcaaaatgtgtGAAAATGTTGGGTGTAAATAATAATTCTCTTTTAATAAGGAGTTTTTAAAGTCGTGTCTGACAAAATAagacaaatatgtttaaaatattcaCGTCGAATTGAGAATAAGCTCGGGCGTTGCTGCTACGTCTTGTGTGTATCAGTATCGAGCGGTGGGGTTGGGGCAGAAGTCAGGGATGATTCATTAAGGCATAGGAACCTAGTTTAGATATGAACTCAGTTGTAAATTCGCTTGTCCATATTTTCAATATCCTAAAGAAATTTACCTTGAAATTTGAAGAACTAAATCCATTTTGGCAATCTTTCTAACCTAAGTGCAAAGCAAATGTCTAGCTGGTTAGATCTTCGTGTAAAATTCTTAAAGTTCTTGTGTCGTTGCCAGGTTTTTTTCTGTGTTGAAATTTTATTGTATTCTTTTTACCTTTCTCTTGCAAAAATAACAAGTGTCATTTCGATGACATTTGATTGTTTTAGACTCAGGACTACGTTTAGTAAAATGCATGGGAGGATTgaggtgttttttgtttttttttaaactgtcgGAACTTGGATGAGGCGTAAAGAGGTAAAAAGGTCCCAGAGGGTCGACATTGTATAAAgtgtgggggagaggggggaatATTTGTCCATTTTTATGACATCACTTCCCTATGACCTCTTTCTCAAACTTCAAAATGCACGCAGAAGGCTAGAGCCGGATCTTacaatcaaaatgtaaacataaagCATAAAAGTGTGCTGAAAATTTATCATGAAAAATCCTGAATGTATTTTGAAATGTAGCtaaagaggcagagagagagagagagagacagagagagagagagagagttagagagagagagagagagagagagagatagtgagagagagagaacatgaATATACGAGATGACTACTAAACCAACTGAGCAAGAAGGACGTATATTATTTGTTCCGTCTTATTTTTACTGGCTTGTTTCTTTCGTCAACTCCTTCCAAGTCAATTTCCTTTGGACTATCAAaccacttttttgtttctttattttatacattatcttatagattacaggcGTTATTAAAAAATAGAGGAAAGTATactacgcatttcacgtgtcaatctagttatgcatgttagtCAATGAGTGTGATTGTGACTACAATAAGCTAATTAACATTTGTACACACAAATAAGTTACAGTTAACTAATCAATGAGATACGCGACATTAAATTTCAATGGAAACTATTGTAGGAGATTATAAACATGTACTACATGATAAATGGACATTGGAGTAGGAACAGAAGAGAAACAATAGACAGCGCCTTAATGAGCAACcaaagtaataaatatatatatatatatataagtatatgtaTGATGAGTAACACAATTCACGTGCAGTACTGGACATTACGTCTCTAGTTATTTCAAACAAATGTCGAGATTATTGATGATTAATAGAGTGCTAGGTGAAATAACTCTGTTGCGGGACGTGGCTGGCCGAAAGACCTGACAATCCATATGGAGTCAATTAGATttcaagttaattttttttaaggttagGAGGGGCGAGGCTAAATTCATTTCATTCAATTAAATCTTATTTAGGAAACATGTTGAGAACAAAACAGCCCGTCAGCTACGTCCCTCTAGAATTTGTATATATGTGACGTTTATAagcagagatagagagagagagagagagaaagtgagacaaagagagacaaagacaaagagagagaaagagacagagaaagtcaAGAGGGGTGAGTACCTCCAGTACATAACGTGCAAGTGAAAGCGTGGGAGCGAGATATTAAAGTGAAGGGAACATGTGCAGGGAGGAGGCAGCAGCTACTTGTCGTGCGAGATGTGCTGGTTGCGCCAACCTTCTTCTGTGGATCACGGTCACGGCGATGCCGACCACCACCAGGGCCGGAATGCCCAGTACCAGAGCTATAATTACAGGCCACAGTGCATCGTCGTCTTTGCTGGTCTCGTCCGTGCTACTCGCCGTGGTTGGCCTCTTCACGGGGTTCGGGTTACCGGGAAACGATGGTAGTGTCAATAGAAAAGTGAAGTTGACTGCGTTGGATGTTGTGGAAGATGGCGTCATGTTTGCAGTCGTGGAAGCAGGTTTAGTTGTCGATGTTGCTATGGTCACAGCAGGCGTCAGGGTTGAAGACACTGTCGTCATGATCCTGGATGACGAGAATGTTGTGTTTAGTGTGGTTATTGTAGAAGCCGACGTTTTGGTGGTTGCTGATGAAGCTGTGGCTGTTGTGGCGGCTGAGGAAGAAGTGGTTGCTTCGGCTATTGGAGGAGCATGGGTTGTTGTGGCTGTCGAAGTAGTAGTAGTTGCAGTCGAAGTAAAAGTGTTTGCTGAGGTTATTGGAGGAGTATTACTTTCTTTAGTTGTCTGGGGAGCGGTGGTTGCGATAGTTGTCGAAGTAGATATTGTGGCAGTTGATGGAGTAGTTCCTGTGGTCGTTTGGGGATTATCAGTTTCTGTGGTTGACGGAGGTGCGCTAGTAGACGTGGATTGTGGAGAGGTCAAGGTTGTTGTGGTGGCAGAAGTGGGTGTTGAAGAAGCTTGACTAGATGCTTGACTTTCAGTCGTTGAATCGGATGTATAAGTTGAAGATGACACATAACCTTGTGTACTCTGAAACGTGTCCGACTCAGATGAACGTACATCTGTAGCTACAGGTGATGTAGACACAGGAGTTGTAGCCACTGGAGATGTAGCATTTGCCAGAGAGCTGGAAGCATATGTAAGTATAGACGTGGATACACTTATTTCTGGCACTGCAGTAGACAATGAGCTGGCATTGTCATGAATCTCACGACCTCCAGGTGAAGTCACATCATTTGACTGAGACGACACCTCGTCACTGGTCAGTGATGGTGAGGGTGAAATAATAGTATATTCCCCAGGGACCAGTTCACGATCATTAACGCTTTCAACGTCAGATGGAACTAAAAACAAAGGAAAACTGCCGCTCACATTGACTGTCTCTCTTTGTGGCTTGTTAGTGATGCCTTCATCCAGCGATGATGGAAGCAAAATATTTGCCAGCTTCCCAGCAATAAATACATTCTCCTTAGTATCACTAGCAGGGGGATAGTTTTCATTAACTGATACATTGTTTAAAACCTGATTTATCAAACTACCAGAAGTcacactttgaactgtatttttggaTGTTCCTGAAAGTTCAGAATTATCGTAAGTTGCTGGtgttttttcattatttgattccaCTTTTCTGGTAACTTGCGAGAAATCCACGACCTCCTGTGCCACAACAGTTTGTTTTGCCCCCGGGTCCAAAGCCTCGGTGCTATAGTCCCCATAGTCTGAAATATTTTCACCGGATGGATACACATTTTGATAATAATCCATTTTTCTCTCAAATTCCACTTTTTTGTTCTCCAGCCACTCCAGTTTCTCCAACTCTGGACTCCCGTTTCGTTTGTCAGCCACTTTATTGAGATAGTCGCGCGCCTGTTGAGAGCTTGGAGGTCTCACTAATTTATTAGCTCTGTAGTCTAGACCATTGGGTCTTGGAGCTAGTGTACTAGGTCTGGAAAATATAGAGGTAGGGAAATTTCCAAGAGTTGAAAAAGAGGATCGATGTGTGTTCAGCTTAATCCCTCCCCTGACTCTGCTAGATGATGGCTTTGTGAAGACGCCATCTTTCAGA is a genomic window containing:
- the LOC106070506 gene encoding mucin-5AC-like isoform X2, which gives rise to MFSWATALVFLGVLLPAEFRNEKECDPVLRSVRMEVSPLMVHSLCRDAGNVTLVISCEQSVWTERVQGFCNSFDLNIGEAIMNRALRSDSVTLYLMKLDQTLDAARVVILTSDEVHHYRISVWGHHNTRFVLTVENVCLESRLEKQNDVIRPNNKITTSKTLPVNETILKLTDNVDQPLPEYSRSNNLPPEEQSLKDGVFTKPSSSRVRGGIKLNTHRSSFSTLGNFPTSIFSRPSTLAPRPNGLDYRANKLVRPPSSQQARDYLNKVADKRNGSPELEKLEWLENKKVEFERKMDYYQNVYPSGENISDYGDYSTEALDPGAKQTVVAQEVVDFSQVTRKVESNNEKTPATYDNSELSGTSKNTVQSVTSGSLINQVLNNVSVNENYPPASDTKENVFIAGKLANILLPSSLDEGITNKPQRETVNVSGSFPLFLVPSDVESVNDRELVPGEYTIISPSPSLTSDEVSSQSNDVTSPGGREIHDNASSLSTAVPEISVSTSILTYASSSLANATSPVATTPVSTSPVATDVRSSESDTFQSTQGYVSSSTYTSDSTTESQASSQASSTPTSATTTTLTSPQSTSTSAPPSTTETDNPQTTTGTTPSTATISTSTTIATTAPQTTKESNTPPITSANTFTSTATTTTSTATTTHAPPIAEATTSSSAATTATASSATTKTSASTITTLNTTFSSSRIMTTVSSTLTPAVTIATSTTKPASTTANMTPSSTTSNAVNFTFLLTLPSFPGNPNPVKRPTTASSTDETSKDDDALWPVIIALVLGIPALVVVGIAVTVIHRRRRPNPQKVFGMKALRSVNSTPRLSATSTAIRTTLRLSTTSVDV
- the LOC106070506 gene encoding mucin-5AC-like isoform X1, which gives rise to MFSWATALVFLGVLLPAEFRNEEKECDPVLRSVRMEVSPLMVHSLCRDAGNVTLVISCEQSVWTERVQGFCNSFDLNIGEAIMNRALRSDSVTLYLMKLDQTLDAARVVILTSDEVHHYRISVWGHHNTRFVLTVENVCLESRLEKQNDVIRPNNKITTSKTLPVNETILKLTDNVDQPLPEYSRSNNLPPEEQSLKDGVFTKPSSSRVRGGIKLNTHRSSFSTLGNFPTSIFSRPSTLAPRPNGLDYRANKLVRPPSSQQARDYLNKVADKRNGSPELEKLEWLENKKVEFERKMDYYQNVYPSGENISDYGDYSTEALDPGAKQTVVAQEVVDFSQVTRKVESNNEKTPATYDNSELSGTSKNTVQSVTSGSLINQVLNNVSVNENYPPASDTKENVFIAGKLANILLPSSLDEGITNKPQRETVNVSGSFPLFLVPSDVESVNDRELVPGEYTIISPSPSLTSDEVSSQSNDVTSPGGREIHDNASSLSTAVPEISVSTSILTYASSSLANATSPVATTPVSTSPVATDVRSSESDTFQSTQGYVSSSTYTSDSTTESQASSQASSTPTSATTTTLTSPQSTSTSAPPSTTETDNPQTTTGTTPSTATISTSTTIATTAPQTTKESNTPPITSANTFTSTATTTTSTATTTHAPPIAEATTSSSAATTATASSATTKTSASTITTLNTTFSSSRIMTTVSSTLTPAVTIATSTTKPASTTANMTPSSTTSNAVNFTFLLTLPSFPGNPNPVKRPTTASSTDETSKDDDALWPVIIALVLGIPALVVVGIAVTVIHRRRRPNPQKVFGMKALRSVNSTPRLSATSTAIRTTLRLSTTSVDV